The DNA window CAAGCAGCGCAACGTGGACGTCGGCCTCATTTCACTTGAAGATGCCTGGGCCTGGGGCTTTTCCGGTGTGCTGATCCGGGGTTCGGGGGCTGCGTGGGATCTTCGACGAGCCAATCCATACGAGTGCTATTCCGACCTCGAATTCGATATTCCGATCGGCAAGAACGGAGATTGCTACGACCGTTATCTCATCCGTATGCAGGAAATGCGGGAATCGGTGCGGATCATGAGCCAGTGCGCAGACCTGCTGCTCGGAAGCGCGTCCACCGGCCCCGTGAACTCGAACGACGGCAAGGTCGTGCCTCCTAAGCGCGGCGAGATGAAGCGGTCGATGGAGGCGCTCATCCACCACTTCAAGCTCTACACCGAAGGTTTCCGAGTGCCGAAGGGGGAGGCCTATGCGGCCGTGGAGGCGCCGAAAGGTGAATTCGGCGTCTATCTTGTCGCCGATGGCACGAATGCGCCATATCGCTGCAAGATCAGGGCACCCGGTTTTACCCATCTGCAGGCAATGGATTTCATGTGCCGCGGCCATCAGCTTGCCGACGTCTCCGCCGTTCTCGGCTCCCTCGACATCGTCTTCGGCGAAGTCGATCGCTGATTAACGAGCGGCAACGCTGTCAGCCGCGGCGCGTCTGCGATGTACATCCACGAACCAGGCTACTGAGAAGGCTCGTCGGCAGGCGATTGACCCTTCTTTCAAGCATGCGGTGCGCGCGGCAATCCGAGATTTCCGTGACCTGTTGATGAACACGGCTGCATAAGCGCTCGGTCACATTGAAATGCTCGCGACAGCGGTTGCCATGCGCCCCCGCATACTGTTACCACCTTTTTTCAAGAGAGACTGCGACGGTCTCGCGGTCCGGCCGACGGGTCTCGAGGTTGAAGCCGTCACCGGAGCTTAGGACATGGAGTTTCAGATCATAGATCGATAGTGCCTCGTCCGGGGAAGCTTCAGCGATGTTGGTATGGGTGATGTCTCCAGCGTCGACGAGGTAAACCGCTCCAGTGCCAATGACCTCGAAACGGTGACCGCGCACGACGATCGCGGTGTCCTCATCGATGCCGATACCCAAGACCCGTGGATTCTGCGATACGGCGCCGATCAACCTGCCGATCCTCCCCCTCTCGGCAAAATGCTGGTCGATGATGACGTTCGGGAGCAGACCCAGCCCGGGAGCCATGCTTAGATCACCAATCCGGAACGAGCTAGCATTTGAGCCGCGGACCAGCATTGTATCGCTCATCGCCGAAGCTCCGGCGGACGTGCCGGCGATGACGCCGCCATTTGCAAAGATTTCATGGACGTGCTCGTCGATCGGCGTGTCGCCGATGAGGCTGGTGATGCGGAGCTGATCACCGCCAGAAAAGAAAACGGCGCCGACGTCGCGAAGTCCTGCAAGCTTGTCTTCGCTCGTCGCCTGGTCCCGCTCCTCGATATAGAGCTCGGTCACATGGGGTATGCCCAAATCGCCGAACGACCGCTGGTATTTTTCGAGATATCCTTCCGGCTCGTGCGACGCGACGGTTGCCAACACGAGCTTTCCGTCTCTGACATTCTTTGCAACCTCCTTGAGAATGACGCGCTCGCCGTCATGGTCCTCATGGCCGCCGATGATGATGAGCGTGCCATCTCGACCGTTCGCAGTCTTGGTCTTCTTAAGCATTTTGCTCTTCCGATTTGCTCAAATAAACCTTTGGAGACGGCTCACCGCTGCTCGCATAGGCGACGGCAAAATGCTCGCTGTTGTGAGCCCAGCCGAACTTGCCGTCAGGCGTCACAGCAATTCCACCGGCCTCTCCTCCGATACGCTCGAGATGAGCGAGCGAGGCCTCTACCGCCTCTCGCGGCGAGAGGTCGTGAAGGGCGTACATGACCCGGGCGGCGAGCATCATCCTGGCGATATCCTCACCATCACCCGAAAATACTGCCCCGCCGATATTGTTGTCGCAGTAGAAACCGCAACCTGGCTGAGGGGAATCGCCGACGCGACCGGCCGGAGTTCCCTGCAATCCACCGGTTGACACGGCAGTCGCCAAAAGTGCTTGTTCATCGAGTGCAACGCAGCCAACGGTGTCGTGACGTTTTTCGGCATCCGGTTGCTTGGCTTCATGCATAACGATGAGCGCATCCGGATCGCAGAGCCTGAGGCCGGCTTGCGCGGCGAACGCTCTTGCTCCGTCGCCTGCGATCAGCACGGGCTTATCGAATAACATTGCTTTTGCTGCCGCAACCGGATTGCGAACACCTTTCGCCGCCGCGATCGCGCCAACGTTGAAGCGTTCCCCCTCCATCATCGCCGCGCAACATTCGACTTCGCCATCTTCGTTCTGAACACTGCCGTAACCCGCATTGAAGGTCGGATCGTCTTCAAGAACGCGCACTGCCGCCTCTGCGGCGTCAATGCTCGTGCCGCCATTCCTGAGGATCGCAGCACCCGCCTCCAAAGCCTTTCTGCAGCCGGAACGGTTGGCAGCCATATCCTTCATTGCAATTGTTTTAGCTCCGCCATGGAGAATGATTGACCACATCAGAAAACCCGAATTTCTGATTGGAGTGGAATAGCGCCCTTGTATGGGAGAGGATCGAGTTCGTTGGCCGGCGGGGCAGAGACCCGCTTCCAAACACGGGCGATGTCGTCAGCGGTGACGACTATTAAGTCGTCATTTAGGGCTGAGCCCAGCGCGCGCTCGACCGCCTCGTGTTCGCGGAGCACGACCTCGAGTTTGGAAGCGTCGAAGCCCGCTTTGAGCGCGCCTTGACGAAGAATGGCAACAACCTCGCCAGCCGATCTTCCCCGCAAATCATAGTCCTCCTTCAGAATCAAGCGGTCAAAAACGCTAGCCGCAATCTCGCCCATTTCATAAATATCCTGGTCGCGTCTGTCACCGCCGATGCCGACGACGCCAATGCAGCTGCTGTTCCCGGTCCTAAGCTTTCCGACCAGCCTCCCAAGGGCGCGAAGACCTCCAGGATTATGGGCATAATCCACGATTATACGGACCCCCTCGCGCTCGACCATGTTAAGACGTCCAGCCGACTGCTCGTAGGATGTTCCAAATGAACGCAACGCCTCACGGATGACGGGCAAAGGAACACCGTTGCATACGGCCATCGCTGACGCTGCCAGCGCATTCTCGACATTAAAGGCAGCCATTCCGTTCATGGTGGCGGGGATCTCGTCGACGCGGCAGATCAGCATTTTCTGTGCCTTGTCGTAGAGTATCATGTCGAACAGGCCGGTAGCCAGGTCGCATCCCAGGGCTCGGCCGCCGTGGAAAACGTGGTCCTTCAAAAAGTCCGGCCACTGCTTGGGTGCTTTCGTGGAGAAGTAGCAGATATGGCCACCGGCTTCCTCGCGCATGGCGGCGACCAGTGGGTCATCGGCGTTGAGGATGCTCCAGCCATCTTCATGAACGGCTTCAACCACCACCGACTTTACAGCGGCGAGGTCTTCCACCGAATGGACACCCCGAAGGCCAAGGTGATCAGCCGTCACATTCGTCACGCAGCCTATGTCACAAGCGTTGAATGCCAGTCCCTCACGAAGCAGTCCACCGCGCGCCGTTTCGAGAACAGCGACGTCTATGGTCGGTTCGCCCAGCACAACACGCGCGCTCCTTGGACCGGTGCAGTCGCCCTCCATGATACGCCGGCCGTCGATGTAGACGCCGTTGCTAGACGTCATTCCGACTATCTGGCCATCGGCGGCGAGGATATGAGCCAGCATTCGGGTCGTTGTCGTTTTGCCGTTCGTGCCTGTCACGGCCAGTACCGGCACTCGGCTGGGCGCGCCTGGCGGATAAAGAAGATCCAAAACCGCACCTGCAACGTCACGCCGCTTGCCCTGGGAGGGATAAAGATGCATGCGAAACCCCGGTCCCGCATTGACCTCGATGATGCCCCCGCCCGTCTGAAGAACCGAGCGTCTGATGTCCGGCGCGACGAAGTCTATGCCGGCTATGTCGAGGCCGATAATCTGCGCCGCGCGACAGGCAATCAGTGCATTGTCCGGATGAATGTCTTCGGTGCAGTCGATGGCGGTGCCACCGGTTGACAGGTTCGCAGTTGGCAGGAGCATGACCGGTTTCCCCCTTTCCGGAACGCTAGAGAGAGTGAATCCGGAACGGGCGATGTAGTGGATGAGGCATTCGTCGATCGAGATCCGGGTAAGTGCCGCCTCATGCCCCTCGCCACGGCGAGGATCTTCGTTCTCGCGGTTGATCAACTGCTCGATCGTCACCCTGCCGTTGCCGATGACGTGGGCGGGGACACGCTTTGCAGCGGCGACCAGCCTGCCGCCGATAATAAGGATGCGGTGATCCCCGCCGACAAACTGCTGCTCCACTAGAACCTGGCTGCTATGCGCTCGAGCCTGCTCGAAACCCCACTCCACCTCGCTCTGACTCGAAAGACCGATATTGACACCTCTACCATGGTTGCCGTCCACCGGCTTGATGACGACGGGCAGGCCGAGCGACTGTGCTGCCTCTACCGCTTCTTCCGCGCTACTGACAACAGTCCCCCACGGCGCCGGTAGGCCAGCCTCGATCAGCAGGCGCTTGGTCAGTTCCTTGTCGCTGGCGATTTCCGCTGCAATCTCGGAGGTGAGGGAGCTGCAGCTTGCTCTGATGCGCTTGAGATGTTTGCCGTAGCCCAGCTGGACAAGGCTGCTGTTGTCAAGTCTTCGCCAGGGGATGGAGCGCGCTTCCGCTTCACGAACGATCGATGCAGTCGTGGGGCCGAAGGCAATCTCAGAATGCGCCGCGCGGAGAACGCGCAGAGCTTCAGCCATCGTGAACTGCGCAAGGGGGGACGGCGCTATCATGTCGGCGCCAGCGAGCCCCTGCAAATCGGCGGGCAAGAGAAAATTGACGAGCTCTAGCGCGAAGCGTCCCGCCAACAGGCCGAGATCCTCATTCTCATATTCAAACATGACATTGTAGACGCCGGGCATGTTGGTCACCGAGCGGGTCTTGCCGCGGGCAACATCAGCGCCCGCGATGTTCTGCAGTTCGATAGCAACATGCTCGGCGACATGTCCGAGCCACGTGCCTTCTTCCATGCGCAGAACTAGCCCTCCGGGTTCGCCGTAGCTACAACCATGCTCGCGCAATCCGGGAACATGTTTCAGAAGGGCATCAACGAAGCCAGGCAGAAGATTTGTCGGATACTGTTCCAACTTCCCAAGGTCCAACTGGATGCGGACCATTTTGGTTCGACTGTGAAGGTTCGGGCCACGGTAGACGCCGACCTCTTGCACGCGAAGTTTCTGCGCCGGTTGCAGACCCGGCTCGATTTCCAGATTGTACATTGGGTTCCCTGGGGCTCTTGTACTCTCGCCTATTCCTTCGCCTGCGTCCTTAGACGCGGCTGCCCTCTGAAACCGTGCAGGGGGCAGCTAGTTCCAGTACGATTGCGGACGCTGCAAGTGGGAGGCTAGCTTGAACGTGATGTAAAAAGACTTTTGACTTCAGGCGATTTCGAGGCGGCGGTATCGCTCCCTCGGATATGCCCTCTTGAATAACAGGCAGCTATGTCTGGCCAATCACAGTTGGAACTCGCTAGCTTGCTGCCTTCCTGGAACATCCGGGGGCAGGCCTAGTTTGAAAGCCGATGACTGATGCCCGGACAGCCTTTCAAGATACGCTCGCCCAGCTCACGGCCTTAACCTACCCGTGTGACAGCGGGTTCTCGTTCCGGTTCTCCGTCGAGTATCTGAAAAGAGGTCGGATCTGCTATCAGTTTCGGGGTCGGAGCTGCAGCGGGCTCGCCGATCTCGCCGGTTACCGTATCAACATGATTGGCGGCACGATCAGCGCCTTTCCAGGGAACGCAGTAGTAACGGCTATCGATGCCTTCGAAGACAACGCCCTCATAGCTTTTTATGTGGGAGAAGAGTTCCAGACCGGCGCAATCACAACCGAGCTCTTGACAATAGTTGCGACCATGCCGGAGGTCCTCCTCGTCGAGCTCGAAACCATTCTAGCCGATGACAGGCCCGCACGTGCGTCCTTAACTCGTCTTGCCTTGGTCGGATTCGAGCAGGGCACCGCAGGATCGTCACCACGAGACAAGTCATGTCATTTGTGCGTGGATCATCTCCTTCATCCCTACTGGTGTCATGACAGATACATGTTGCTGTAGCTGCTGCTTTGCGGCCGGTTATAGATCGATGGATGGGTTCCCTCAAATCCCACTCGTCGGCCGGGCAGAAAACCGCAGCTCGCTTGGTGACGCGCCGTGCTCAAATTCGTTTGCAAGAAGCGCCGCGCGAACGTTCCCGTCATCAACACCTCCGACACAAAGGTTGCGCTGATACGCCCATTGACCCGAGCTTTTGCCTTCCCCGCTGCTCAGGATGATGAATCGCTACGACGGCCATTGCGGAAAGCAGCGCTTTGGAGCGCCGCCTGCTGACGGTTAGTTCCTCCAATCTTCAAAGCTGGACAGGGGAGCCGCGGGACACCCTGGAAGTTAGATCGCCTTCAACTCAGGAGAGAAACATGCCCGACGCACGACACGAAACCCTTATCGTCACAGCCTAAAGAACGCACACGCCATGGAAAACCAAGCTCTGTCGATCATGCGTCCTCAGGTCGCTCGCATCGAAAGCTATCCCGAGGTCGCCCGCCGTCTTGAGCAGCACATCAAAGAGACGGAGGGTCAGATTGGACGCATTGACGAGTTGCTAGATCAGTTCGGCGCTGACAGTTCTACGTTGAAGGATTTTGCCCTCTCCTTCTCCGGAAGCATGGCGGCGATGGGGCATACGATAGCAGGTGACGAAATCCTCAAGAACTCGTTCGCCAACTTTGCATTCGAGAATTTTGAAATCGCAGCTTATAAATCGCTCCTCATCCTTGCTGAGCTTGGCGGTCACGGAAATGTAACCTGCGCGCGCCTGGCGAACTTGAAAGAAGAACAGGCAATGGCCCAGTGGCTGGACGAGAACGTGGCTGCTGTCACTACCAGGTTCGCAAGCCTCAAGGAAGAT is part of the Rhizobium leguminosarum bv. trifolii WSM1325 genome and encodes:
- a CDS encoding NADH dehydrogenase I, D subunit (KEGG: nouD; NADH ubiquinone oxidoreductase chain D; K00333 NADH dehydrogenase I subunit D~TIGRFAM: NADH dehydrogenase I, D subunit~PFAM: NADH-ubiquinone oxidoreductase chain 49kDa); the protein is MAEHDVRNFHLNFGPQHPAAHGVLRLVLELNGEIVERIDPHIGLLHRGTEKLIEKKTYLQALPYFDRLDYVAPMSQEHAYCLAIEKMLGLEVPYRAQLIRVLYAEISRILSHLLNVTTQAMDVGALTPPLWGFEEREKLMVFYERASGSRMHAAYFRPGGVHQDLPPKLVADIGEWCRKFPQVIEDIGGLLTDNRIFKQRNVDVGLISLEDAWAWGFSGVLIRGSGAAWDLRRANPYECYSDLEFDIPIGKNGDCYDRYLIRMQEMRESVRIMSQCADLLLGSASTGPVNSNDGKVVPPKRGEMKRSMEALIHHFKLYTEGFRVPKGEAYAAVEAPKGEFGVYLVADGTNAPYRCKIRAPGFTHLQAMDFMCRGHQLADVSAVLGSLDIVFGEVDR
- a CDS encoding cyanophycinase (TIGRFAM: cyanophycinase~PFAM: peptidase S51 dipeptidase E~KEGG: cps:CPS_1870 cyanophycinase), which encodes MLKKTKTANGRDGTLIIIGGHEDHDGERVILKEVAKNVRDGKLVLATVASHEPEGYLEKYQRSFGDLGIPHVTELYIEERDQATSEDKLAGLRDVGAVFFSGGDQLRITSLIGDTPIDEHVHEIFANGGVIAGTSAGASAMSDTMLVRGSNASSFRIGDLSMAPGLGLLPNVIIDQHFAERGRIGRLIGAVSQNPRVLGIGIDEDTAIVVRGHRFEVIGTGAVYLVDAGDITHTNIAEASPDEALSIYDLKLHVLSSGDGFNLETRRPDRETVAVSLEKRW
- a CDS encoding Asparaginase (PFAM: peptidase T2 asparaginase 2~KEGG: dvu:DVU2242 asparaginase family protein), which codes for MWSIILHGGAKTIAMKDMAANRSGCRKALEAGAAILRNGGTSIDAAEAAVRVLEDDPTFNAGYGSVQNEDGEVECCAAMMEGERFNVGAIAAAKGVRNPVAAAKAMLFDKPVLIAGDGARAFAAQAGLRLCDPDALIVMHEAKQPDAEKRHDTVGCVALDEQALLATAVSTGGLQGTPAGRVGDSPQPGCGFYCDNNIGGAVFSGDGEDIARMMLAARVMYALHDLSPREAVEASLAHLERIGGEAGGIAVTPDGKFGWAHNSEHFAVAYASSGEPSPKVYLSKSEEQNA
- a CDS encoding cyanophycin synthetase (TIGRFAM: cyanophycin synthetase~PFAM: Mur ligase middle domain protein; cytoplasmic peptidoglycan synthetase domain protein; RimK domain protein ATP-grasp~KEGG: cps:CPS_1871 cyanophycin synthetase~SNP /replace=T), producing the protein MQEVGVYRGPNLHSRTKMVRIQLDLGKLEQYPTNLLPGFVDALLKHVPGLREHGCSYGEPGGLVLRMEEGTWLGHVAEHVAIELQNIAGADVARGKTRSVTNMPGVYNVMFEYENEDLGLLAGRFALELVNFLLPADLQGLAGADMIAPSPLAQFTMAEALRVLRAAHSEIAFGPTTASIVREAEARSIPWRRLDNSSLVQLGYGKHLKRIRASCSSLTSEIAAEIASDKELTKRLLIEAGLPAPWGTVVSSAEEAVEAAQSLGLPVVIKPVDGNHGRGVNIGLSSQSEVEWGFEQARAHSSQVLVEQQFVGGDHRILIIGGRLVAAAKRVPAHVIGNGRVTIEQLINRENEDPRRGEGHEAALTRISIDECLIHYIARSGFTLSSVPERGKPVMLLPTANLSTGGTAIDCTEDIHPDNALIACRAAQIIGLDIAGIDFVAPDIRRSVLQTGGGIIEVNAGPGFRMHLYPSQGKRRDVAGAVLDLLYPPGAPSRVPVLAVTGTNGKTTTTRMLAHILAADGQIVGMTSSNGVYIDGRRIMEGDCTGPRSARVVLGEPTIDVAVLETARGGLLREGLAFNACDIGCVTNVTADHLGLRGVHSVEDLAAVKSVVVEAVHEDGWSILNADDPLVAAMREEAGGHICYFSTKAPKQWPDFLKDHVFHGGRALGCDLATGLFDMILYDKAQKMLICRVDEIPATMNGMAAFNVENALAASAMAVCNGVPLPVIREALRSFGTSYEQSAGRLNMVEREGVRIIVDYAHNPGGLRALGRLVGKLRTGNSSCIGVVGIGGDRRDQDIYEMGEIAASVFDRLILKEDYDLRGRSAGEVVAILRQGALKAGFDASKLEVVLREHEAVERALGSALNDDLIVVTADDIARVWKRVSAPPANELDPLPYKGAIPLQSEIRVF
- a CDS encoding protein of unknown function DUF892 (PFAM: protein of unknown function DUF892~KEGG: ret:RHE_PF00058 hypothetical protein), with translation MENQALSIMRPQVARIESYPEVARRLEQHIKETEGQIGRIDELLDQFGADSSTLKDFALSFSGSMAAMGHTIAGDEILKNSFANFAFENFEIAAYKSLLILAELGGHGNVTCARLANLKEEQAMAQWLDENVAAVTTRFASLKEDGRTAKA